The genomic stretch CACTTCAGCTGCGGTAAGCTGCCAGTGGAACTTCCCTACCGTAAAAGGTAAGGCTGACGCCAATACTAAAAAATATTCTTTTAACATCATCGATACTCCCGGTCACGTGGACTTTACTGTAGAAGTAGAACGTTCTATGCGTGTTCTGGATGGTCTGATTGCCCTGTTCTCTGCCGTTGACGGTGTGGAACCTCAGTCCGAAACTGTATGGCGCCAGGCTAACCGCTACCGCGTACCACGTATCGGTTTCGTTAATAAAATGGACCGCTCCGGTGCAGACTTCCTCATGGTGGTTAACCAGGTGAAAGAAATGCTCGGCGCTAAAGCAGTTCCTTTACAGTTACCTATCGGCGCTGAAGATAACTTCACAGGCGTGGTGGATCTTATCAAAATGAAAGGTATCATCTGGCACATGGAAACAGAAGGTATGACTTTCGATGAGATCGACGTTCCTGCCGATATGGTCGAAGAAGCCAACGAATGGAGGGCTAGCCTCGTTGAAGCGGTTGCTGAATACGACGATACCCTGATGGAGAAATTCTTCGAAGACCCTAATAGCATCACCGAAGCTGAAATGCACGAAGCTATCCGTAAGGCTACCATCGACCTCAGCATCGTTCCTATGATGTGTGGTTCTTCTTTCAAAAACAAAGGTGTGCAAACTGCGCTTGACGCCGTTTGTCGTTACCTGCCTTCTCCTGTAGATATCGAAGATACTACTGGTACCGATCCCGATACCGGTGAAACCATCACCCGTAAAGCTGATGCCAAAGAACCTTTCTCTGCACTGGCTTTCAAAATCATGACCGATCCTTTCGTAGGTCGTCTCGCATTCTTCAGGTGTTATAGCGGTCACCTCGACGCTGGTTCTTATGTCCTGAACGTAAGAAGCGGTAAAAAAGAGCGTATCAGCCGTATCATGAAGATGTTTGCCAACAAACAAAACCCGATCGACTTCATCGAAGCTGGTGATATCGGAGCGGCAGTTGGTTTTAAAGAAATCAAAACCGGTGATACGCTTTGTGATGAAGATCATCCAATCACACTTGAAAACATGTTCATCCCTGAGCCGGTGATCGCTATCGCGGTAGAACCTAAAACGCAGGCCGACGTTGACAAGATGGGTATGGCTATCGCTAAACTGGTAGAAGAAGATCCTACCTTACGCGTTAACACCGATGAAGATACCGGTCAAACCATCCTCCGTGGTATGGGTGAATTGCACCTCGAGATCATCATCGACCGTATGCGTCGTGAATTTAAAGTAGAAGTGAACCAGGGCGCTCCCCAGGTGGCTTATAAAGAGTCTTTCGGAACTACTATCGAACACCGCGAAGTGCTGAAAAAGCAATCTGGTGGTCGTGGTAAGTTCGCCGACATCCAGTTCTCTATCGGCCCTGCTGATGAAGAATGGCTGAAAGCGAACGACGGCAAAAGCTTCCAGTTCGTTAACGATATCTTCGGTGGTTCTATCCCTAAAGAATTCGTTCCTGCTATCCAGAAAGGTTTCGAAACCGCTATGGCTACAGGTGTTCTGGCAGGTTTCCCTGTTAACAACATGAAAATCAGGGTATTTGATGGTAGCTACCATGATGTCGATTCCGACTCTATGAGCTTCGAATTGTGTGCTAAATCCGGTTTCCGCGAAGCTGGCCGCAAAGCGAAACCTACCTTGCTGGAACCTATCATGAAAGTGGAAGTATTGACTCCCGACCAGTACATGGGTGACGTAACAGGTGACCTGAACCGTCGTCGTGGTATGCTGGAAGGTATGGACAGCCGTGCTAACCTGCAGGTTATCAAAGCTAAAGTTCCATTGAGCGAGATGTTCGGTTACGTAACGCAGTTACGTTCTCTGTCTTCTGGCCGTGCAACTTCTACCATGGAGTTCTCTCACTACAACCCTGCTCCTAACAACGTAGCGGAAGAAGTGATCGCGAAGTCTAAAGGCAAAGTGAAAATTGAAGAATAACCCTCCGGTTATCCTTTAGGAATACTGAAAAGGCGTCTCATCCGTGAGGCGCCTTTTATTTTACCTTATATAAGTCATTTTAACCTGCAGTCCCGCCTTCTGCCGCCAAATCTGTAGATAAGCCCGTCAGGATAGATTACATTTATATTAAAAGTAAGTAAAATGGCAGGCAGGGATAAAGAACTGGTGACGTTGGTAGCCGAACAAAAAATACTGAACCGTATCTATGTAGTACGAAGCCAAAAAGTAATGCTGGACGAAGATCTGGCAGTCATGTATGGTGTGGAAACAAAGCGCCTGAATGAACAGGTAAAACGCAATCTGAAAAGGTTTCCTAAAGATTTCATGTTCACACTGACCGCCAAAGAACTGGCCGGGTTGATATCGCAGAACGAAGCCTCAAATTGGGGGGGCAGAAGAACGCCGCCAAATGCCTTTACAGAGCAGGGAATAGCCATGTTATCCAGCATTTTAAAT from Filimonas effusa encodes the following:
- the fusA gene encoding elongation factor G, which encodes MADLRFQRNFGIAAHIDAGKTTTTERILRYTGMIHKIGEVHDGAATTDWMEQEKERGITITSAAVSCQWNFPTVKGKADANTKKYSFNIIDTPGHVDFTVEVERSMRVLDGLIALFSAVDGVEPQSETVWRQANRYRVPRIGFVNKMDRSGADFLMVVNQVKEMLGAKAVPLQLPIGAEDNFTGVVDLIKMKGIIWHMETEGMTFDEIDVPADMVEEANEWRASLVEAVAEYDDTLMEKFFEDPNSITEAEMHEAIRKATIDLSIVPMMCGSSFKNKGVQTALDAVCRYLPSPVDIEDTTGTDPDTGETITRKADAKEPFSALAFKIMTDPFVGRLAFFRCYSGHLDAGSYVLNVRSGKKERISRIMKMFANKQNPIDFIEAGDIGAAVGFKEIKTGDTLCDEDHPITLENMFIPEPVIAIAVEPKTQADVDKMGMAIAKLVEEDPTLRVNTDEDTGQTILRGMGELHLEIIIDRMRREFKVEVNQGAPQVAYKESFGTTIEHREVLKKQSGGRGKFADIQFSIGPADEEWLKANDGKSFQFVNDIFGGSIPKEFVPAIQKGFETAMATGVLAGFPVNNMKIRVFDGSYHDVDSDSMSFELCAKSGFREAGRKAKPTLLEPIMKVEVLTPDQYMGDVTGDLNRRRGMLEGMDSRANLQVIKAKVPLSEMFGYVTQLRSLSSGRATSTMEFSHYNPAPNNVAEEVIAKSKGKVKIEE
- a CDS encoding ORF6N domain-containing protein, which produces MAGRDKELVTLVAEQKILNRIYVVRSQKVMLDEDLAVMYGVETKRLNEQVKRNLKRFPKDFMFTLTAKELAGLISQNEASNWGGRRTPPNAFTEQGIAMLSSILNSDTAIEVNIRIIRVFTRLREYALTHNEILVQLARLEKEAKSNSRDIENIFSVLKELIEKERKPLPRKRIGFKPDNG